A window from Leptothermofonsia sichuanensis E412 encodes these proteins:
- a CDS encoding PAS domain-containing sensor histidine kinase, producing the protein MSTELLHQELIALRQSEEKFRSIVENANDLIFLLSPEGSFTYVSPNFTDLLGYDLSELEGKSFVPLIEPEDLEICYQAFESAIATGQKQSGVEYRVRHKNSSWRWHTLSLAVKKDANHQVVSIIGVARDITERKQVEQRLHRQAQFLQSIWDGVDYGIFVLDVLNQGEEFRYANYNLTMASISPVPFETLLGRTVTEALGAEAIPLKYQFQECIRQRRPLTFEQCFGEAGAETWWHLNVTPLQDGAACIYQLVVTVTDITERKRMEQERIQAEEALRRSEAALRQQSAELEKALRQLQNTQAQLIQTEKMSGLGQLVAGVAHEINNPVNFIYGNLAYAHEYTRDLLSLIHLYQKHYPDPVPEIQTVAEAIDLDFVLVDLPRLLTSMKVGADRIQKIVTSLRTFSRMDEAEFKAVDIHEGIDSALMILQNRLKARHNRPEVRVIKEYGNLPLVACYAGQLNQVFMNILANALDALEERDSRREIEAMQQFPSTLHITTEMPDKDHVTIRIADNGPGMTEFVRQRLFDPFFTTKPVGKGTGMGLSISYQIVTERHQGTLQCFSSPGEGAEFVIKIPIRQK; encoded by the coding sequence ATGTCTACCGAATTACTGCATCAAGAACTCATAGCCCTCCGCCAGAGTGAAGAAAAATTTCGCAGCATTGTTGAGAATGCCAACGATTTGATTTTTTTGCTTTCACCGGAGGGAAGTTTTACCTATGTTTCCCCCAATTTCACAGACTTACTTGGGTACGACCTGTCTGAACTTGAAGGCAAATCGTTTGTGCCTTTGATTGAACCGGAAGATCTGGAAATTTGCTATCAGGCATTTGAGTCCGCGATCGCCACCGGGCAAAAACAGTCTGGAGTGGAGTACCGGGTTCGCCATAAGAATAGTAGCTGGCGGTGGCACACCCTCAGCCTGGCAGTCAAAAAGGATGCCAACCATCAGGTGGTTTCGATTATTGGTGTGGCGCGGGATATTACTGAGCGCAAACAGGTGGAACAGCGCCTGCATCGACAGGCACAGTTTCTACAAAGTATCTGGGATGGTGTAGACTATGGCATTTTTGTCCTGGATGTGTTGAATCAGGGCGAAGAATTTCGCTACGCCAACTACAACCTGACTATGGCAAGCATCAGTCCTGTCCCCTTTGAGACCTTACTGGGGAGAACAGTGACAGAAGCTCTGGGAGCAGAGGCGATTCCTCTGAAATACCAGTTCCAGGAGTGTATCCGGCAGAGAAGACCGCTCACGTTTGAACAATGTTTTGGAGAAGCGGGGGCAGAAACCTGGTGGCACTTAAATGTAACGCCTTTACAAGATGGGGCTGCTTGCATCTATCAACTGGTCGTGACTGTCACCGATATCACTGAGCGCAAACGAATGGAGCAGGAAAGAATTCAGGCGGAGGAGGCACTACGGCGATCAGAAGCTGCCTTGAGACAGCAATCTGCTGAGTTAGAAAAAGCGTTACGCCAGTTGCAAAATACTCAGGCGCAGCTAATTCAGACCGAGAAAATGTCTGGTCTGGGTCAGTTGGTTGCGGGGGTTGCCCATGAGATTAATAACCCGGTCAACTTTATCTACGGCAACCTTGCCTATGCCCATGAGTACACCCGCGATCTTCTGAGCCTGATTCACCTTTACCAGAAACACTACCCCGACCCTGTTCCAGAAATCCAAACCGTGGCAGAGGCCATTGACCTTGATTTTGTGCTGGTGGATTTGCCCAGATTGCTGACTTCAATGAAGGTGGGAGCCGACCGGATTCAGAAGATTGTGACTTCTCTACGGACCTTTTCTCGCATGGATGAAGCTGAGTTTAAGGCCGTGGACATCCATGAAGGAATTGACAGTGCGTTGATGATTTTGCAGAATCGCCTGAAAGCACGCCACAATCGCCCGGAAGTAAGGGTCATCAAGGAATATGGAAATCTGCCTCTGGTCGCCTGCTATGCCGGGCAATTGAACCAGGTGTTTATGAACATTCTGGCTAATGCCCTGGATGCCCTGGAAGAGCGGGATAGTAGACGGGAAATTGAGGCTATGCAGCAGTTTCCCAGTACTCTCCACATCACCACAGAAATGCCGGACAAAGACCATGTCACGATTCGGATTGCGGATAATGGACCGGGAATGACAGAATTCGTTCGACAGCGATTATTTGACCCATTTTTCACCACAAAACCTGTTGGCAAAGGGACGGGCATGGGCTTATCGATCAGCTACCAGATTGTGACTGAGCGGCACCAGGGAACATTGCAGTGTTTCTCTTCACCCGGAGAGGGAGCGGAATTTGTGATTAAAATTCCGATTCGCCAGAAATAA
- the metK gene encoding methionine adenosyltransferase: MSRRYLFTSESVTEGHPDKICDQISDTILDALLNEDPASRVAAEVVVNTGLVLITGEITTKARVNYIDLVRQKVTEIGYTGADGGFCATSCAVLVALDTQSPDIAQGVNSAHETRAQASNEELDRIGAGDQGIMFGFACNETPELMPLPISLAHRISRKLATVRKTGQLPYLRPDGKTQVTVLYEGDRPIGIDTILVSTQHTPTIGSISDEAAVQAKIKEDLWSVVVLPVFADIDIKPDNNTRFLVNPTGKFVVGGPQGDAGLTGRKIIVDTYGGYSRHGGGAFSGKDPTKVDRSAAYACRYVAKNIVAAGLADKCEVQLSYAIGVARPVSIMVDTFGTGKIADERILELIQQHFELRPAGIIQAFNLRHLPAERGGRFYQDVAAYGHFGRTDLELPWEQTDKAGILREALTESLSVKF; the protein is encoded by the coding sequence TTGTCTCGTCGTTATCTCTTTACCTCTGAATCCGTTACCGAAGGGCATCCTGACAAAATCTGCGATCAGATCTCAGATACGATTCTGGATGCTCTCTTGAATGAAGATCCTGCAAGTCGGGTGGCAGCCGAAGTCGTCGTCAACACAGGTCTGGTGTTGATTACGGGTGAGATTACCACCAAGGCACGGGTCAACTATATCGATCTTGTCAGACAGAAAGTAACTGAGATTGGTTACACCGGCGCTGATGGGGGTTTCTGCGCTACAAGCTGTGCAGTGCTGGTGGCTTTAGATACCCAATCTCCCGATATTGCCCAGGGGGTCAATTCAGCCCATGAAACCCGTGCCCAGGCAAGCAATGAGGAGCTAGACCGGATTGGTGCCGGGGACCAGGGTATTATGTTTGGGTTTGCCTGCAACGAAACCCCTGAATTGATGCCGCTGCCCATCAGTCTGGCGCATCGTATTTCTCGTAAATTAGCTACCGTTCGCAAAACGGGTCAGCTTCCTTATCTCCGCCCGGACGGAAAAACCCAGGTCACGGTTTTGTATGAGGGCGATCGCCCCATCGGTATTGACACGATCCTGGTTTCAACTCAACATACTCCAACCATTGGCAGTATTTCAGATGAAGCTGCCGTTCAGGCAAAAATCAAGGAAGACCTGTGGTCAGTTGTGGTGTTGCCTGTATTTGCCGACATTGATATTAAGCCAGACAACAATACTCGCTTCCTGGTCAACCCCACTGGCAAATTTGTGGTAGGGGGTCCCCAGGGAGATGCGGGTTTAACTGGGCGCAAGATCATTGTCGATACCTATGGAGGATATTCCCGTCATGGGGGCGGCGCATTCTCTGGGAAAGATCCTACAAAGGTAGACCGCAGTGCTGCCTATGCCTGTCGTTATGTGGCTAAAAACATTGTGGCGGCTGGTCTGGCAGATAAGTGCGAAGTCCAACTAAGCTATGCGATTGGGGTTGCTCGCCCGGTCAGCATTATGGTTGATACCTTTGGAACCGGTAAGATTGCCGATGAGCGCATTCTGGAACTCATTCAACAGCATTTCGAACTGCGTCCTGCAGGGATTATTCAGGCATTTAACTTGCGGCATCTGCCGGCTGAACGGGGTGGGCGCTTCTATCAGGATGTGGCGGCCTATGGTCACTTTGGGCGCACCGATCTGGAGTTGCCCTGGGAGCAAACGGACAAAGCTGGAATCTTGCGGGAAGCCCTGACGGAGTCTTTGTCCGTCAAATTCTAA
- a CDS encoding HAD family hydrolase, with translation MATIHCGTVRFRNIQAVVFDKDGTLADSHDFLWNLAQKRARLIDAQIPGVQEPLLMAFGLNEGQLNPAGLMAVGSRLENEIAAAAYVAETGRDWGESLGIVRSAFMEADSIFKHKADHTPLFEGIRELLQNLTRAGVRIGILSADTTQNVRDFIEQYDLMGLVQAGRGTDMGPGKPDPILFHQICAELGVEPQGAIAIGDSTIDMEMARAAGAAGCVGVTWGGIKPAALAGADVLVPHFSAIQVVHD, from the coding sequence TTGGCAACCATTCATTGCGGCACCGTCCGTTTCAGGAATATCCAGGCAGTGGTTTTTGACAAAGATGGAACCCTGGCAGATTCCCATGACTTTTTGTGGAATCTGGCGCAAAAGCGTGCTCGCTTGATTGATGCCCAGATTCCCGGTGTGCAGGAGCCATTGCTGATGGCGTTTGGTCTGAATGAAGGGCAACTCAATCCTGCAGGGCTGATGGCAGTCGGATCTCGTCTGGAAAATGAGATTGCCGCAGCGGCTTATGTGGCAGAAACTGGACGAGATTGGGGGGAATCCCTGGGGATTGTGCGATCGGCATTTATGGAGGCAGACAGCATTTTTAAGCATAAGGCAGACCATACACCGCTGTTTGAAGGTATACGAGAGTTGCTCCAAAACCTGACCCGGGCTGGAGTCAGGATTGGAATTCTGTCAGCGGATACGACTCAGAATGTCCGAGACTTCATCGAACAATACGATCTGATGGGATTGGTCCAGGCAGGCAGGGGAACAGACATGGGACCAGGTAAGCCTGACCCGATTTTGTTTCATCAAATCTGCGCCGAGTTGGGTGTTGAGCCGCAGGGGGCGATCGCCATTGGCGACTCTACCATAGATATGGAAATGGCACGGGCGGCAGGAGCGGCTGGTTGTGTTGGAGTGACCTGGGGCGGGATAAAACCAGCGGCTTTAGCTGGAGCCGATGTCCTGGTTCCTCATTTTTCTGCAATTCAGGTTGTTCATGACTAG
- a CDS encoding 30S ribosomal protein S1, whose product MIRMVNQQTMDIDVGFTHEDFAALLDKYDYHFSPGDVVAGTVFSLEPRGALIDIGAKTAAYIPIQEMSINRIDSPEEVLQSNETREFFILADENEDGQLTLSIRRIEYMRAWERVRQLQAEDATVRSMVFATNRGGALVRIEGLRGFIPGSHISTRKPKEDLVGEELPLKFLEVDEERNRLVLSHRRALVERKMNKLEVGEVVIGTVRGIKPYGAFIDIGGVSGLLHISEISHDHIDTPHSVFNVNDEVKVMIIDLDSDRGRISLSTKQLEPEPGDMVKNPQVVYDKAEEMAARYREQVLAQQQGKTMTLEAEPEPVVEAIEVEDLPPAIDED is encoded by the coding sequence ATGATTCGCATGGTCAATCAGCAAACGATGGATATTGACGTCGGCTTTACCCACGAAGATTTTGCAGCCCTGCTCGACAAGTACGATTATCACTTCAGCCCTGGTGATGTGGTGGCTGGAACCGTATTCAGTCTTGAGCCGAGGGGCGCTCTGATTGACATTGGCGCGAAGACTGCTGCTTACATCCCAATTCAGGAAATGTCAATTAATCGGATTGATAGCCCGGAAGAGGTGCTACAGTCCAATGAAACGAGAGAATTTTTTATTCTGGCCGATGAAAATGAAGATGGGCAACTCACCCTTTCCATCCGCCGGATCGAGTATATGCGGGCATGGGAGCGGGTTCGCCAGCTTCAGGCTGAGGACGCCACAGTTCGCTCTATGGTGTTTGCGACCAACCGGGGGGGCGCTCTGGTGCGGATTGAGGGATTGCGGGGGTTCATTCCAGGCTCTCATATCAGCACCCGTAAGCCTAAGGAAGATCTGGTAGGCGAAGAATTACCCCTGAAATTCCTGGAAGTCGATGAGGAGCGTAACCGCCTGGTCCTGAGTCATCGCCGTGCTCTGGTCGAGCGCAAGATGAATAAGCTCGAAGTCGGTGAGGTCGTGATTGGAACTGTCCGTGGCATCAAACCCTACGGAGCCTTCATTGACATTGGTGGTGTGAGCGGCCTACTGCACATTTCTGAGATTTCCCACGACCACATTGATACCCCCCACAGCGTCTTTAACGTCAATGATGAAGTGAAGGTGATGATCATTGATCTGGATTCTGATCGGGGACGGATTTCTCTCTCAACCAAGCAGCTTGAACCAGAACCTGGAGATATGGTGAAGAACCCCCAGGTGGTTTATGACAAAGCAGAGGAAATGGCTGCTCGCTATCGGGAGCAGGTACTGGCTCAACAACAGGGTAAAACCATGACCCTTGAAGCTGAACCTGAACCTGTTGTAGAGGCAATTGAAGTTGAAGATCTGCCTCCGGCCATTGACGAAGATTAA
- the nrdR gene encoding transcriptional regulator NrdR — MRCPFCQFTENRVLESRSAEAGQSVRRRRECLRCERRFTTYERIEFVPITVIKRDGDSESFDRSKLLRGMVSACEKTGISSTQLETLVDEIEAELQQRAVREVTSAEIGELVLQSLRHVSEVAYIRFASVYRKFQGIRDFVDTLNHLQNTANHPTESVSAAQEESPVGSDATILTPPQSPTRAEV; from the coding sequence ATGCGCTGCCCCTTTTGCCAGTTCACTGAAAACCGGGTTCTTGAGTCGCGTTCAGCAGAAGCAGGGCAAAGTGTCAGACGCCGTCGAGAATGCCTCCGATGTGAGCGGCGCTTTACCACCTATGAGCGGATTGAGTTTGTTCCCATTACAGTCATCAAGCGGGACGGCGATAGCGAATCCTTCGACCGCTCCAAGTTGCTGCGGGGAATGGTAAGTGCCTGTGAAAAAACCGGCATTTCCTCCACTCAGCTGGAGACATTAGTTGATGAAATTGAAGCAGAACTCCAACAGCGAGCGGTGCGCGAAGTCACCAGTGCCGAAATTGGTGAGCTTGTCTTACAAAGCCTGCGTCATGTGAGTGAGGTTGCCTACATCCGGTTTGCATCCGTCTACCGAAAATTCCAGGGAATTCGAGACTTTGTTGACACGCTCAACCATCTCCAGAACACCGCCAATCATCCCACGGAAAGTGTTTCCGCTGCCCAGGAAGAGTCTCCAGTGGGTTCAGATGCTACCATCCTCACGCCCCCACAATCCCCCACTCGCGCCGAAGTTTAA